A single genomic interval of Primulina huaijiensis isolate GDHJ02 chromosome 7, ASM1229523v2, whole genome shotgun sequence harbors:
- the LOC140981770 gene encoding serine/threonine-protein phosphatase 7 long form homolog, whose protein sequence is MTGPLYILQIWAWSRIKCVNLDRDGLTLVVPPIDPDAIIPVSPYGARWKIGFSYIHSPTHAVRIIRDSLDHMNYNDFNWIVYQKNDIDVKTIIDSYDNKIWRCVCLLICFDIVKMHRPNRVIRQFRRRKSIPVSVVDNDDMHNITRIGHRNTNWRDYHKNSIELWNSRLRYVAKGVRHGRSMQTDEDYFQWYN, encoded by the exons ATGACTGGACCTTTATATATCCTGCAG ATATGGGCATGGAGCAGGATTAAATGTGTTAACCTCGACCGAGATGGGTTAACATTAGTTGTACCTCCCATTGATCCAGATGCTATTATTCCAGTTTCTCCATATGGTGcacg GTGGAAAATTGGATTTAGTTACATACATTCGCCAACACATGCTGTAAGAATTATAAGGGATTCTCTAGATCATATGAATTATAATGAT TTTAATTGGATCGTTTACCAGAAGAATGACATAGatgtaaagacgattattgattcATACGATAACAAAATATGGCGATGTGTTTGTCTCCTTATTTGCTTTGACATCGTGAAGATGCATCGTCCTAATCGGGTGATTCGACAATTCCGAAGACGAAAATCAATTCCAGTGTCTGTCGTCGACAATGATGATATGCATAATATCACGAGAATAGGTCATCGAAACACCAATTGGAGAgattatcataaaaattcaattgAGTTGTGGAATAGTAGGTTGAGATATGTTGCTAAAGGGGTACGACACGGGCGATCGATGCAAACAGACGAAGACTACTTCCAATGGTATAATTGA
- the LOC140981076 gene encoding TPR repeat-containing thioredoxin TTL1-like — translation MSRPGKSMSEQELESLSDRLRNTLAYDDGGERVSVNKPDFRELDLGSPVSPLRPRTGSAAAITTTTSSSSSSSGSVSGRSASGFNQNVPRKSDSNPNSHSGELSSESSPTAARTFKPGHSRSDSFGSHQLTFGGVGSVCSPSPNVLPTGNICPSGRIVRTGMAGRATKSDTLGSGSGNYGHGSIMRGHGATKPADTGAANYSRGVMVGGEWERKMGACSSIDPEDLKRMGNDSYKKGHFEVALTLYEKAILIFPGNAAYHCNRAAALIGLRRLPEAVTECEQAIKLDPGYARAHQRLGSLLLRLGQVENAKKHISFPGNQPDPIEMQMLQSVEKHLSKCADSRKVGDWISTLREADAVIASGVDASPQLFACRAEVFLKLHKLEDAIIAMPNIPSFEPSISPQLQSKIFGIVFEAYLYFVNAQIELATGRFDVALTTIEKAAEIDPRNFEISLLLKNIRLVGRARARGNDLFKSERFTEASSAYGEGLRLDPSNAVLYCNRAACWFKLGQWEKSVDDCNKALRFQPHYVKALLRKAASNGKLGNWKEAVRDYEVLRKELPDDKEVAESLFHAQVALKILQGEEVHNMKFGGEVEQVSGLEQFRAAISSPCTSVVHFEARSNLQCKQITPFLDTLCSQFPSVNFLKVDIEESPTISHAENVRTVPTFKIYRNGNRVKEMVCPSTEVLESSIRHYST, via the exons ATGTCGCGTCCGGGGAAATCTATGTCGGAGCAAGAATTGGAATCTCTGTCGGATCGGTTGAGGAATACATTGGCTTACGATGACGGAGGTGAACGGGTTAGTGTTAATAAGCCGGACTTCCGGGAACTCGATCTGGGTTCTCCGGTTTCGCCGCTGCGGCCTCGAACCGGCTCGGCCGCTGCCATTACCACGACCACCAGTAGCAGTTCCAGTTCATCTGGATCGGTTTCGGGTCGGAGCGCCTCTGGGTTTAACCAGAATGTCCCCAGGAAGTCAGATTCGAATCCCAACAGCCACTCGGGGGAGCTTTCGTCGGAGAGTTCCCCAACGGCAGCCCGCACCTTCAAGCCGGGGCATTCCCGTTCCGATTCTTTTGGGTCTCACCAGCTGACTTTCGGCGGGGTGGGGTCCGTCTGCTCGCCATCCCCGAACGTGCTTCCAACGGGGAACATTTGCCCCTCCGGACGGATTGTAAGAACCGGAATGGCGGGCCGAGCTACCAAGTCTGATACTTTGGGGTCTGGTTCCGGGAATTACGGACATGGAAGTATAATGCGGGGCCATGGCGCAACTAAACCGGCCGATACCGGTGCTGCTAATTACTCTAGAGGGGTAATGGTTGGCGGAGAATGGGAGAGGAAAATGGGAGCATGTAGTAGTATTGATCCGGAGGATTTAAAGAGAATGGGAAATGATAGTTACAAGAAAGGTCACTTTGAAGTGGCATTGACTCTTTATGAGAAGGCCATTTTAATATTTCCAGGCAATGCTGCATATCATTGCAATCGAGCTGCTGCTTTGATAGGGCTGCGCCGGTTGCCTGAGGCGGTGACGGAATGTGAGCAAGCCATTAAGTTGGATCCGGGATACGCAAGGGCGCACCAACGCTTAGGATCTTTGCTGCTTCG TTTAGGACAGGTTGAGAACGCCAAGAAGCACATTTCTTTTCCAGGAAATCAGCCAGATCCCATCGAAATGCAGATGTTGCAGTCTGTGGAGAAGCATCTAAGCAAGTGCGCAGATTCCCGAAAAGTTGGTGATTGGATAAGCACATTGAGAGAAGCTGATGCTGTCATAGCTTCTGGAGTTGATGCGTCACCTCAG CTTTTTGCCTGTAGGGCAGAAGTTTTCTTGAAGCTCCACAAACTAGAAGACGCAATCATAGCCATGCCAAATATCCCTTCGTTTGAACCCTCCATCAGTCCCCAATTACAGTCGAAGATTTTTGGGATTGTTTTTGAGGCATACCTCTATTTTGTTAATGCACAAATAGAGTTGGCCACGGGAAG GTTTGATGTCGCACTTACAACCATTGAAAAAGCTGCAGAGATTGACCCTCGTAATTTTGAAATTTCGCTTCTacttaaaaatataagattGGTGGGCAGAGCTCGAGCTCGTGGAAATGATCTATTCAAATCGGAAAGGTTTACTGAAGCCAGTTCAGCTTATGGGGAAGGACTCAGGCTTGATCCGTCAAATGCAGTTCTTTACTGCAACAGAGCAGCCTGTTGGTTTAAGCTTGGGCAGTGGGAAAAGTCGGTGGACGATTGTAACAAAGCCCTCCGTTTCCAGCCTCATTATGTCAAAGCTTTACTTCGAAAGGCCGCTTCAAATGGAAAG TTGGGAAATTGGAAGGAAGCTGTAAGAGATTACGAGGTGTTGAGAAAGGAACTCCCGGATGACAAGGAGGTTGCTGAATCTCTATTTCATGCACAAGTTGCATTGAAGATATTACAGGGAGAAGAGGTTCATAACATGAAATTTGGTGGGGAAGTAGAGCAAGTTTCGGGTCTAGAGCAGTTCCGAGCTGCAATTTCTTCACCAT GTACATCTGTAGTTCATTTCGAAGCTCGTTCAAATCTGCAATGCAAGCAGATAACTCCATTCTTGGATACATTATGCAGCCAGTTTCCATCTGTCAATTTTCTCAAG gtgGATATTGAAGAGAGCCCTACCATTTCTCATGCCGAAAATGTTAGAACAGTACCAACATTCAAGATATACAGAAACGGCAATCGAGTCAAGGAAATGGTATGTCCTAGTACTGAGGTTTTGGAGTCATCGATAAGACATTACAGTACTTAG